Proteins co-encoded in one Phytoactinopolyspora mesophila genomic window:
- a CDS encoding ABC transporter permease, with protein MATAITAPPARHRTEPGRQNTLAGTGTLVRFGLRRDRVRLSLWAGGIVLMTLLINATWEENYGDREELLEIAQTLDSPAMIAMVGVNHAGVEGTSYGSMMGQQMFWFTLIAVAIMSILTMVRHTRAEEEANRAELVRASVVGRHAYLTSALIIVGFANVAVGLLMAVGLGAMDVPTVDWAGSWLYGTGHIVVGLAFAGIAAIAIQITGYSRGAAGWGFSALGVAYVLRAMGDAGENALNWLSPIGWAQETRVYVDNRWWPLLIAVVAAVAFAAIGYYLSIKRDVGAGLRAARLGKPTASDSLTTPLGFAVRLHRGLLIGFGIGVMLLGASYGSILGDVESLLEDVTAFAELTEGLGGTALEAFSAQVLAIMAIISSIYVVLAMQRPRSEETSGRAEPLLSTAVSRSKWLSSHLAIASIGGLAMLLLVGIGFAGAGVAAAGENAVFGDLLAGSLVYVPALWVTAGVAVALMAWVPRATMLTWLIVVYSFVVVYLGNILQVPEWTRNLTPFGHVPQVPSADFDIVPLLILTAVAAGLYAFGLYGFRRRDLETK; from the coding sequence ATGGCCACGGCAATCACTGCCCCGCCGGCTCGGCACCGGACCGAACCCGGGCGGCAGAACACGCTGGCCGGAACCGGCACACTTGTACGGTTTGGCCTCCGCCGGGATCGAGTTCGGCTGTCGCTCTGGGCCGGCGGCATCGTCCTGATGACGCTGCTGATCAATGCGACCTGGGAAGAGAACTACGGCGACCGCGAAGAGCTGCTCGAAATCGCGCAGACTCTTGACAGCCCGGCCATGATCGCCATGGTCGGCGTCAACCACGCCGGGGTGGAAGGCACCAGCTACGGCTCGATGATGGGCCAGCAGATGTTCTGGTTCACTCTCATCGCGGTGGCGATCATGAGCATCCTGACCATGGTCCGGCACACTCGCGCCGAGGAAGAGGCCAACCGCGCCGAACTGGTCCGTGCCTCGGTGGTTGGGCGGCACGCCTATTTGACTTCGGCACTGATCATAGTCGGCTTCGCCAATGTGGCGGTCGGCCTGTTGATGGCGGTGGGGCTCGGAGCCATGGACGTTCCGACGGTCGATTGGGCCGGATCATGGCTGTACGGAACCGGGCACATCGTTGTCGGCCTCGCGTTCGCCGGTATCGCCGCCATCGCGATTCAGATCACCGGATACTCCCGTGGCGCCGCTGGCTGGGGATTCTCGGCGCTCGGCGTCGCATATGTGCTCCGGGCCATGGGAGACGCCGGTGAGAACGCGCTGAACTGGCTCTCGCCGATCGGTTGGGCGCAGGAGACCAGGGTCTATGTCGACAACCGTTGGTGGCCGTTGCTGATCGCGGTCGTGGCAGCCGTCGCGTTCGCTGCCATCGGCTACTACCTGTCGATAAAACGAGACGTCGGAGCCGGCCTACGGGCCGCGCGCCTGGGCAAGCCAACCGCGTCGGATTCGCTCACCACGCCGCTCGGCTTCGCGGTGCGGTTGCATCGCGGCTTGTTGATCGGCTTCGGCATCGGGGTGATGCTGCTGGGTGCTTCGTACGGGTCAATCCTCGGTGACGTGGAGAGCTTGCTGGAAGACGTCACAGCGTTCGCAGAGCTCACTGAAGGCCTTGGCGGGACCGCGTTGGAGGCTTTCAGCGCACAGGTCCTGGCCATCATGGCGATTATCAGCTCGATTTACGTCGTGCTCGCCATGCAGCGGCCACGTTCCGAGGAGACGAGTGGTCGCGCTGAACCCCTGTTGTCCACGGCCGTATCCCGGTCCAAGTGGCTCAGCAGCCACTTGGCGATCGCGAGCATCGGTGGCCTGGCCATGCTGTTGCTCGTTGGCATCGGCTTCGCCGGCGCCGGTGTGGCAGCGGCAGGGGAGAACGCCGTGTTCGGCGACCTATTGGCCGGCTCGCTCGTCTACGTTCCGGCGCTTTGGGTTACCGCCGGTGTGGCGGTTGCCCTGATGGCTTGGGTGCCGCGAGCAACGATGCTGACCTGGCTCATCGTGGTGTATAGCTTTGTGGTCGTCTACTTGGGAAACATCCTTCAGGTGCCGGAGTGGACCAGAAATCTCACCCCGTTCGGGCACGTGCCGCAGGTGCCCTCTGCCGACTTCGACATAGTCCCGTTGTTGATCCTCACCGCGGTCGCGGCTGGGCTGTACGCGTTCGGGCTGTACGGCTTCCGTCGCCGGGATCTGGAAACGAAGTAG
- a CDS encoding ABC transporter ATP-binding protein, translated as MTTAIDVTGVVKTFGQTRALNGLNLQVETGEVHGFLGPNGAGKSTTIRVLLGLLRADSGRAVLLGGDPWNDAVELHRRLAYVPGDVELWPNLTGGEAIDLLARLRGGLNQARREELIERFDLDPTKKGRTYSKGNRQKVAIIAALASDVELLILDEPTAGLDPLMETVFQDFINQAKHEGKTVLLSSHILAQVEKLCDKISIIRLGEVVQSGTLAEMRHLTRTTVEAVTAQPPAGLTELPGIHDFEHDDGRVRFAVDGEHLDGAVKQLSQLGIRSLTSHPPTLEELMLRHYGDDLQSNGAGAHANGRGAEES; from the coding sequence ATGACAACAGCGATCGATGTGACTGGCGTGGTCAAGACCTTTGGCCAGACACGTGCCTTGAACGGGCTGAACCTGCAGGTGGAGACGGGCGAAGTGCATGGCTTTCTGGGGCCCAACGGGGCCGGGAAGTCCACCACCATCCGGGTGTTGCTGGGGCTGCTGCGAGCGGACTCCGGTCGGGCGGTGTTGCTAGGGGGCGACCCGTGGAACGACGCGGTGGAGCTGCACAGGCGGCTGGCGTATGTGCCGGGTGACGTCGAACTCTGGCCCAACCTGACCGGTGGGGAAGCCATCGACCTACTGGCACGGCTGCGTGGCGGATTGAACCAGGCCCGCCGTGAGGAGCTGATCGAGCGCTTCGATCTGGATCCGACCAAAAAGGGACGTACGTACTCCAAGGGAAACCGGCAGAAAGTGGCGATCATTGCCGCCCTTGCGTCCGACGTTGAGCTGCTGATCTTGGATGAGCCCACGGCTGGCCTGGACCCGTTGATGGAGACCGTCTTCCAGGACTTCATCAACCAGGCCAAACACGAGGGCAAGACCGTCTTGCTCTCCAGCCACATCCTCGCCCAGGTCGAGAAGCTCTGCGACAAGATCAGCATCATCCGCCTGGGAGAGGTGGTGCAGTCCGGCACGCTGGCCGAGATGCGGCACCTGACTCGCACTACTGTCGAGGCTGTCACAGCGCAGCCACCCGCAGGTCTGACCGAGCTTCCCGGCATCCACGATTTCGAACACGACGACGGCCGAGTGCGCTTCGCGGTCGACGGCGAACACCTCGACGGCGCCGTCAAGCAGTTGAGTCAGCTCGGCATCCGCAGTCTCACCAGCCACCCGCCGACACTCGAAGAGCTGATGCTGCGCCATTACGGCGATGACCTTCAAAGCAATGGCGCGGGTGCGCACGCCAACGGGCGCGGCGCAGAGGAGTCCTGA
- a CDS encoding GbsR/MarR family transcriptional regulator — MSTTPDDADAGLLQQAQRDEEAHQQNVLKFVEQFAMLLSEAGLPRMSARVFAYVLADDAEIYTARELSEGLRVSPAAVSGAVRQLVQAGLLAKERAPGSRVDHYRVYDDDIWSSIMAQRRPFIVRTLEVLSEGLEVIGTERPGGRRIRETIEFYRFIEEHMWAAMAEWQKHRRHAADRAFTGGSSDPGNPPHKPDTSEK; from the coding sequence TTGTCGACGACGCCAGACGACGCGGATGCCGGGCTCCTGCAGCAGGCCCAGCGCGACGAAGAAGCGCATCAGCAGAACGTCCTCAAGTTCGTGGAGCAGTTCGCCATGCTCCTCTCGGAGGCCGGTCTCCCTCGCATGTCGGCACGTGTCTTCGCGTATGTTCTGGCCGACGACGCCGAGATCTACACCGCACGCGAACTCTCAGAGGGACTACGGGTCAGCCCGGCCGCGGTGTCGGGAGCAGTTCGCCAGCTAGTTCAAGCCGGCCTGCTCGCCAAGGAGCGAGCGCCAGGTTCTCGCGTGGACCACTACCGGGTCTACGACGACGACATCTGGAGTTCCATCATGGCTCAGCGCCGGCCATTCATCGTCCGGACCTTGGAAGTGCTGTCGGAAGGCCTCGAGGTGATCGGCACCGAGCGCCCAGGTGGCCGCCGCATCCGCGAGACCATCGAGTTCTACCGCTTCATCGAAGAGCACATGTGGGCTGCCATGGCTGAATGGCAGAAGCATCGCCGGCACGCGGCGGACAGGGCGTTCACGGGCGGCAGCAGCGATCCAGGGAACCCGCCACATAAACCGGACACATCAGAAAAGTAA
- a CDS encoding cation:proton antiporter gives MEPAYLLVPFLGGLAAMAIRLPPLVGFLGAGFALNAMGYEITPELSTIADLGVTLLLFTIGLKLNIRTLLRGEVWGGATIHMLASTGFLVAFLALLKFAGLSMLHEAGWTTFALLAFALSFSSTVFAVKILEERSETRSLYGRLAIGVLIMQDIFAVVFLTASTGDLPSPWAAGLLLLIPAAPLLRNLLVRVGHGEMQILFGVVLALVVGYALFEQVGIKGDLGALIVGMLLAPHPAANGLSKALFNLKELFLVGFFVSIGLTALPTWETVGVALLLVVVLPLKSALFMVIFSGFKLRHRTSFLASLSLSNFSEFGLIVAVLAASQGWLDDEWLVTLSLTVALSFALAALLNARSSPLLRRAQRHLPDQDLTKLHPADRPIDLGDAGAVVLGMGRVGRGAYDRLSQAYGMRVLGVEADETKVAQLRAKGYTVVEGDAADPDFWERLELSDRVEHVILAMPHHAGNVFALDQLQGSSFQGRIAAVVKHLDEIEPLRRQGAQAVFNLYDEAGSAVADSAMKADDTEPPRS, from the coding sequence GTGGAACCTGCCTACCTTCTGGTGCCATTCCTTGGCGGCCTGGCCGCCATGGCCATCAGGCTTCCGCCCCTGGTCGGATTCCTCGGCGCAGGGTTCGCGCTCAACGCCATGGGATACGAAATCACCCCTGAGCTGAGCACCATCGCCGATCTCGGCGTCACGCTATTGCTTTTCACCATCGGCCTGAAACTCAACATCCGCACTCTCCTTCGAGGTGAGGTCTGGGGCGGGGCCACCATTCACATGCTGGCGTCCACTGGATTCCTGGTCGCCTTCTTGGCACTGCTGAAGTTCGCCGGGTTGTCCATGCTGCACGAAGCCGGCTGGACCACATTCGCCCTACTGGCATTCGCACTGTCTTTCTCGAGCACCGTCTTCGCTGTCAAGATCCTGGAGGAACGTAGCGAGACCCGATCCCTGTACGGACGGTTGGCGATCGGCGTGCTGATCATGCAGGACATTTTCGCCGTCGTCTTCCTCACGGCGTCGACGGGCGACCTCCCCAGTCCGTGGGCAGCCGGCCTTCTCCTGCTGATCCCGGCGGCACCGTTGCTCCGCAACCTGCTCGTCCGCGTCGGGCACGGCGAGATGCAGATCTTGTTCGGAGTGGTGCTCGCACTTGTCGTCGGTTACGCCCTGTTCGAACAAGTAGGAATCAAGGGTGACCTCGGAGCATTGATCGTGGGGATGCTGCTGGCGCCACATCCGGCCGCAAACGGGCTCTCCAAGGCCTTGTTCAATCTGAAAGAACTGTTCCTGGTCGGATTCTTCGTCTCGATCGGCTTGACAGCCCTGCCCACCTGGGAAACCGTCGGAGTCGCTCTGCTCCTCGTGGTTGTGCTGCCTTTGAAGAGTGCCCTGTTCATGGTGATCTTCTCCGGCTTCAAGTTGCGGCATCGCACATCGTTCTTGGCCTCGCTCAGTCTGAGCAACTTCTCCGAGTTCGGCCTGATCGTGGCGGTGCTTGCCGCAAGCCAGGGGTGGCTCGATGACGAATGGCTCGTCACGCTCTCTCTGACCGTGGCGCTCAGCTTCGCCCTCGCGGCATTACTCAACGCACGCAGCAGTCCGCTCCTCCGGCGGGCGCAGCGACACCTGCCCGATCAAGACCTGACCAAGCTGCATCCTGCGGACCGGCCCATCGACCTGGGCGATGCCGGAGCGGTGGTGTTGGGTATGGGACGCGTTGGGCGTGGCGCCTACGACCGCCTGTCGCAGGCCTACGGCATGCGGGTACTTGGCGTCGAGGCGGACGAGACCAAAGTCGCTCAGCTTCGAGCCAAGGGTTACACCGTCGTAGAAGGAGATGCGGCAGACCCGGACTTCTGGGAACGGCTTGAGTTGTCCGACCGCGTCGAACACGTCATCTTGGCCATGCCGCATCACGCGGGCAACGTCTTCGCCTTGGATCAACTTCAGGGAAGCTCGTTTCAGGGGCGCATTGCTGCCGTCGTCAAGCATCTCGATGAGATCGAGCCACTTCGCCGACAGGGTGCCCAAGCCGTGTTCAACCTGTACGACGAGGCCGGCTCGGCAGTCGCCGACAGCGCGATGAAGGCCGACGACACCGAACCACCACGGAGCTGA
- a CDS encoding DMT family transporter has product MNAWGIAVTLSIAAATFHASAAVFQERIAGAHSASPARRLGTLRLLRRARWWWAVVLTGIASSLHIVALHFGPLTVVQPLGALTLVLALTLSAALAGRRVVRAEWLGVALTMAGLGLLLHLTTAEGPRIALSSSEVRALTVVAVGIMAGLVVAAMGAKRLVTRSLVHAAAAGVAFGVASAMARTVTVRMSDHGWTEAIAPASAIMVGLAFGGLLLAQAAYRAGVGAPLATLTIVNPIVAATIGLQLLGERFVAGAGGAVLAGLAAVVAASGVMLLARNRFIVAPRVPDKMLIAS; this is encoded by the coding sequence GTGAACGCTTGGGGCATTGCGGTGACGTTGTCGATCGCCGCTGCCACGTTCCACGCCTCGGCGGCGGTGTTCCAGGAGCGGATCGCCGGTGCGCACAGCGCTTCGCCTGCTCGCCGGTTAGGTACATTGAGGCTGTTGCGGCGGGCTCGATGGTGGTGGGCGGTCGTTCTGACCGGTATCGCCTCGTCACTGCACATCGTCGCGCTACATTTCGGGCCGCTGACGGTGGTGCAGCCATTGGGCGCGTTGACCCTCGTCCTGGCGTTGACCCTTTCAGCTGCGCTGGCCGGGCGGCGGGTGGTGCGGGCCGAATGGCTCGGCGTGGCCCTGACCATGGCAGGTCTGGGCCTGCTGCTGCATCTGACGACGGCCGAGGGCCCAAGGATCGCATTGAGCTCGTCGGAGGTCCGGGCGCTCACGGTGGTGGCGGTCGGCATCATGGCTGGTTTGGTCGTGGCCGCGATGGGCGCCAAGCGGCTGGTGACCCGCAGCCTGGTGCACGCCGCGGCTGCCGGTGTCGCGTTCGGCGTGGCGTCGGCGATGGCCAGGACTGTCACTGTCCGGATGTCCGACCATGGCTGGACTGAAGCGATCGCTCCGGCCTCGGCCATCATGGTCGGTCTGGCTTTCGGTGGCCTGCTGCTGGCGCAGGCGGCCTACCGCGCGGGAGTAGGCGCCCCGCTGGCGACGCTGACGATCGTCAACCCGATCGTTGCGGCGACCATCGGGCTGCAGCTGCTGGGCGAGCGGTTCGTGGCGGGGGCCGGCGGCGCGGTCTTGGCGGGGCTGGCGGCCGTCGTCGCCGCCTCCGGCGTCATGCTGTTGGCTCGCAACCGGTTCATCGTGGCTCCACGGGTTCCGGACAAGATGCTGATCGCGAGTTGA
- a CDS encoding GbsR/MarR family transcriptional regulator: MAQDEHSATASRAHRHSQDAQNSGPATAHETDEAWWRVVDRLALVFSDGGLSRMPARVFAFVLVDDDERYTARQLADGLQVSPAAISGALQSLVSVGLLAREREPGSRADVYRVYDGDVWARIMQQREPVTARYESVLREGAAALAPGQGARRLHESAEYMSFMHQTIRQAVMQWHEYRRQLNLDPPAGSRHPS, encoded by the coding sequence ATGGCGCAAGACGAACACTCCGCAACCGCGAGCCGCGCCCACCGTCACTCCCAGGACGCGCAGAACTCCGGGCCGGCCACTGCCCACGAGACGGACGAAGCGTGGTGGCGGGTCGTGGACCGCCTCGCACTCGTCTTCTCCGACGGCGGTCTCAGCCGGATGCCCGCCCGGGTCTTCGCCTTCGTGCTGGTCGACGACGATGAACGCTACACCGCACGCCAGCTGGCGGATGGTCTGCAGGTGAGTCCGGCGGCCATATCCGGTGCACTCCAGAGCCTCGTCAGCGTCGGCCTGCTGGCTCGAGAACGTGAGCCCGGCAGCCGCGCCGACGTGTACCGCGTGTACGACGGCGATGTCTGGGCACGGATCATGCAGCAACGGGAGCCGGTAACTGCGCGATACGAGTCGGTCCTGCGCGAAGGCGCGGCCGCCCTGGCACCAGGCCAAGGCGCCCGCCGGCTCCACGAAAGCGCCGAGTACATGAGTTTCATGCACCAGACCATCCGCCAGGCCGTCATGCAGTGGCACGAGTACCGGCGGCAACTGAACCTCGACCCGCCGGCCGGCAGCCGCCACCCCTCGTAG
- a CDS encoding alpha-ketoacid dehydrogenase subunit beta, whose amino-acid sequence MAISMAQALNAAMRDAMQADSSVVVFGEDVGTLGGVFTVTAGLAEEFGEDRCFDTPLAESGIAGFAVGMAMQGFRPVIEMQFDAFAYPAFEQLASHVAKIRNRTRGAVHVPMVIRIPYGGGIGGVEHHSDSSESHYAHIPGLKVVTPATVEDAYSLLREAIDDPDPVVFMEPKKLYWTKSEASMPVRTAGFGQASIRRTGSDITLIAYGTTVPTALEAAEAATEQGLDIEVVDLRTLVPLDDATIVGSVTRTGRCVVVTEANGFAGIGAELVARIQERCFYSLDAPVLRVTGFDVPYPPPLYEHHYLPGVDRILDAVDRLEWEDQSKSA is encoded by the coding sequence ATGGCGATCTCGATGGCTCAGGCGCTGAATGCCGCGATGCGCGATGCGATGCAAGCCGACAGCTCTGTCGTCGTATTCGGAGAAGACGTCGGCACACTCGGCGGTGTCTTCACTGTCACGGCCGGGTTGGCTGAGGAATTCGGCGAGGACCGCTGTTTCGACACACCCCTGGCGGAGAGCGGTATCGCCGGCTTCGCGGTCGGCATGGCGATGCAGGGGTTCCGGCCGGTGATCGAGATGCAGTTCGACGCCTTCGCCTATCCCGCGTTCGAACAGCTCGCCTCGCATGTGGCGAAGATCCGGAACCGGACTCGCGGCGCGGTTCATGTGCCCATGGTGATCCGGATTCCCTACGGAGGCGGGATCGGCGGAGTGGAGCATCACTCCGACTCGTCGGAGAGCCACTACGCGCACATACCCGGGCTCAAAGTGGTCACGCCGGCGACGGTGGAGGATGCGTACTCGCTGCTGCGTGAGGCGATCGACGATCCCGACCCGGTCGTGTTCATGGAGCCGAAGAAGTTGTACTGGACCAAGTCCGAAGCCAGTATGCCGGTTCGCACCGCCGGTTTCGGTCAGGCGTCGATCCGGCGGACCGGGTCCGACATCACCCTTATCGCGTATGGCACGACCGTTCCTACGGCACTGGAAGCCGCGGAGGCGGCCACCGAGCAAGGCTTGGACATCGAAGTAGTCGATCTGCGTACGCTGGTTCCCTTGGACGATGCCACGATCGTCGGCTCCGTCACCCGGACCGGACGTTGTGTGGTGGTCACCGAGGCCAACGGCTTCGCCGGAATCGGTGCCGAACTCGTCGCCCGTATCCAGGAGCGTTGCTTCTATTCCCTCGACGCGCCGGTTCTGCGGGTCACCGGCTTCGACGTGCCGTACCCGCCGCCGCTGTACGAGCATCATTACCTGCCCGGCGTGGACCGCATTCTCGACGCGGTGGACCGGCTCGAGTGGGAGGACCAGTCGAAGAGCGCTTAG
- a CDS encoding thiamine pyrophosphate-dependent dehydrogenase E1 component subunit alpha, which produces MSERSAPGRGSGAPHPDAGLEAATKNEVQHLPSDSPVRFVTPDGELAPRAERNGYEFPSEKLLLSAYRAMVVGRRFNTEATALTKMGRLAVYPSSRGQEACQVGGVVVLDERDWLFPTYRDTVALISRGIDPVEALGLLRGDWHCGYDPMATRTAPQCTPLATHMPHAVGLAYAARRRGEDLVAMVYVGDGGTSEGDFHEALNFAAVFNAPVVFLVQNNRYAISVPLSRQSAAPSLAHKGVGYGIRSEQVDGNDAVAVVSVLSDAVAFARTGRGPVLVEAHTYRMDAHTNADPVGRYRDASEAEEWIERDPMTRLEAYLSAAGVLTDSDIKAANDAAEDFATGMRPQLNANPEVHPLEIFDYVFAEPTPQLREQRSQLEAELAQEA; this is translated from the coding sequence ATGTCTGAGAGGAGTGCACCCGGCAGGGGCTCTGGGGCACCGCATCCGGATGCGGGTCTGGAAGCTGCCACCAAGAACGAGGTTCAGCACCTGCCGTCGGATTCGCCGGTGCGATTTGTGACCCCGGATGGCGAGCTGGCGCCGCGGGCTGAACGCAACGGGTACGAATTCCCGTCGGAAAAGCTCTTGTTGTCGGCCTATCGGGCCATGGTGGTGGGGCGCCGGTTCAATACCGAAGCGACCGCATTGACGAAGATGGGCCGGCTGGCCGTTTATCCATCATCACGCGGGCAGGAAGCTTGCCAGGTCGGTGGCGTGGTTGTGCTCGACGAGCGGGATTGGCTCTTCCCCACCTATCGGGACACGGTGGCGCTGATTTCCCGGGGAATCGACCCGGTTGAGGCTCTGGGGTTGCTTCGCGGAGATTGGCATTGCGGCTATGACCCGATGGCTACTCGAACGGCACCGCAGTGCACCCCGCTGGCAACCCACATGCCACACGCTGTTGGGCTGGCATACGCGGCACGACGCCGGGGCGAGGACCTTGTCGCGATGGTTTATGTCGGCGACGGCGGAACCAGTGAGGGAGATTTCCACGAAGCATTGAACTTCGCCGCGGTCTTCAACGCGCCGGTGGTGTTCCTGGTGCAGAACAACAGGTATGCGATCTCGGTGCCGTTGTCGCGGCAGTCGGCCGCGCCCTCGTTGGCTCACAAGGGGGTCGGCTACGGGATCCGGAGTGAGCAGGTGGACGGCAACGACGCCGTGGCCGTGGTGTCGGTCCTCTCGGACGCCGTGGCGTTCGCCCGGACCGGCCGCGGACCGGTCTTGGTCGAAGCCCACACGTACCGGATGGACGCGCATACCAACGCCGACCCGGTCGGCCGCTACCGGGACGCCTCGGAGGCCGAGGAATGGATCGAGCGCGATCCGATGACTCGGCTCGAGGCCTACCTCTCGGCCGCCGGTGTTCTGACCGACAGCGACATCAAGGCGGCTAATGACGCCGCGGAAGACTTCGCGACGGGAATGCGGCCACAGCTGAACGCCAACCCGGAGGTGCATCCGCTGGAGATCTTCGATTACGTGTTCGCCGAGCCGACTCCACAATTGCGTGAACAACGTTCTCAGCTGGAAGCCGAACTGGCGCAGGAGGCGTGA